The genomic region ATTATACATAATATTTAATAAAATATTATAAAATATTAAGAAAAAAGCATTCTCTAGACTGCACCCTGTTTAGTAAGTATTAATAAAAAGGTTTACAAACTTTCATTTATTATATATTTTTCTTTTTGGTTTGAATATCATTTATTTCATTTTTTAACATCATTAATATATTCATTATGAGATTTATAATTTTTATTATGGATTGTTCCTTTTTTAAGTAATGAATGAAAACTTTCAATAATAATGTTGTCTGCACAATGATAATTTTTACCCATTGAAATTATAATTTTGTTATCTAAACATTTACTATTGTAATCTTTAGATGTATATTGATATCCGTGATCTGAATGAATTATTGTTTTATTTAAATCTTTTTTTATTTTTTTAATTTTATTAATTGCATCATTTAAATTATCAATTACAAGTTTGTTATTATTAAATTTTGATCATTTTACATCAATAATTTCTTTAGTATATCCATCAAGTATTGTTGATTGATAATGTTTTTTACCATTTCAAATTAAATAAGTTACATCAGTAAATAAAATTGAAAATCTTTCTTTAATATCATTAAAATTACGATTTACTAAATCAGGATATTTAATTATATTTTTATTTCTATTTTGTTTTATTAATATTTTTCTACGCATACGCTTTACATATTCAGCTTGAATATTATTTTCTTTCATAATTCGCAATACTTTCTTAGCATTATAAACAATACCATAATCTTCTTTTAAATATTTGGTAATTCGACGATAACCAAATTGTTTTAAATTTTCTTCATAGACTTTTACAATATTTTTTAATGATTCGCTATCCTTACCATTACTTGAATAATTTTTATATTTATCTCAATAACTACGCTTTAAATCTGTTATATCAAGTAATAAATTTAGTGGATATTTATTAATGTTTTCTTTGATAAAAGATACAATTTTTCTTTTATTTAATTGTAAAAGTCATGAAGCTTTTTTAGTAATTCATACCTAACTTTGTAATAGTTTAAATCTCTTTTTTCAAATGATTCTTTTGGACCTTTATTGGTGTTTAAAATTCCTTTCTTAAAATTTTCATACCATGAAGCAACAGTTTTTTTATTAATTTGATATTTTTTTGCAATAAAACTTATACTATTATTTTTAACCTCTTGTACTATCATTTTTCGAAAATATGCTGTATATTTATTAAATTTTTGTCCTTTTCTTGCCATATAAAAATGCACCTCCTTTAAAGTTTAGCAAAGACTTTTTTTCTTTACTTACTTTTTTGGGTGCAGTCTAGAATCATTAAAAAATATTGTAAAAGTCTATGAAGAAAATTTAAAATAATTTGGTTATCGTCGAATTACCAAATATTTAAAAGAAGATTATGGCATTGTTTATAATGCTAAGAAAGTATTGCGAATTATGAAAGAAAATAATATTCAAGCTGAATATGTAAAGCGTATGCGTAGAAAAATATTAATAAAACAAAATAGAAATAAAAATATAATTAAATATCCTGATTTAGTAAATCGTAATTTTAATGATATTAAAGAAAGATTTTCAATTTTATTTACTGATGTAACTTATTTAATTTGAAATGGTAAAAAACATTATCAATCAACAATACTTGATGGATATACTAAAGAAATTATTGATGTAAAATGATCAAAATTTAATAATAACAAACTTGTAATTGATAATTTAAATGATGCAATTAATAAAATTAAAAAAATAAAAAAAGATTTAAATAAAATAATAATTCATTCAGATCACGGATATCAATATACATCTAAAGATTACAATAGTAAATGTTTAGATAACAAAATTATAATTTCAATGGGTAAAAATTATCATTGTGCAGACAACATTATTATTGAAAGTTTTCATTCATTACTTAAAAAAGGAACAATCCATAATAAAAATTATAAATCTCATAATGAATATATTAATGATGTTAAAAAATGAAATAAATGATATTCAAACCAAAAAGAAAAATATATAATAAATGAAAGTTTGTAAACCTTTTTATTAATACTTACTAAACGGGGTGCAGTCTAGTATACTGTAAAACTAAATCATAAAAAGTTAATAAAATTATAGCAAATTAAAAATAAAAAACAATAATCACAAAAAATATTAAATTAAAAATATTTTTTTAAATTATTGTCTTGATGTAAAATTTTCCAAGCAAGATCTAGTTGTGGTATTTAATATATCTAAAATAGATTTTAATCTACTACGAATATTAATTAATGGCTCATTTTAAGCCAATCAACGCCTTATATCTCTATTTATTCTTTCTACTAATGCTTTCTGGCGAGGTTTACCAGGATCACAAAAATAAACTCTTACTTTAAAATGTTTTTCTATTGATTTTCATCTATAAAATTCTTTTCCTCTATCGGTTAAAATACAACTAAATTTACTAATACCAATTTGTTTAATCATTTTCATTAAAATTGTTAATACACAACACTTACCTTTTTATTAAATAAAATATGTAAATTGTAAATACCAAATCATAAAAAGCTAACTATTAATTTAGTTAGCTTTTTATGATTTGGTATTTACAATTTACACTTATTTGCACGCTAAGCTGTTACTTCACTTAATTTTCATGAAGATATGTTACGCAAAGATTCATGTAACATCACAGTCATTTGATAAGCAATATAAATAAAATCAATTTTCATCAACTTATTACCATATCTTGTTTCTAAAATTTTAACAAAATCAATATATAAATCATCATGATATTCTTTAATAAATATCTAATTTTTCTTTAAAATAACTAAAAGCTAGTGTTTTAGCATTTTGTAACAATGCGTCAATTCGTAATGATAAGGTTTTATAGGTATCAGCTAAAACTAATTCCAACCGATATGTGAAATCTTCATCAGTAATCAATCACGCGACCATTATTGTGAATTAAAATAACATTATCATATAGTAATTGAATTGGATTTGTTGAATCATGAATTTTTTCAGTATTTAAAACTAGGCGTAATTGATCACAAATATTACTAAAATGTTTTTCTAAAATAATATTCTTCATTTTATATTCTCCTTAATTATTTCAATTGTGTCCATTATCAATAGTAAATAAACTAAAGGATAGCAATGATAGTTTTTTTAAATTATTTTTATAAGATTTCAGTCTTATATATCAATACCATAACATAATAAGTATTTTTTTCTGAAAAAACCCTTCTTTTTTCCATGCGACAAAAAAACACTAAAATTTTTTAGTGTTTTCGTATTTTGATTAAACTGTTGCAAAGTATAACAATGTTCGTATCATTTGTGATACATATGACATTTCATTATCATATCATGCATATACTTTAACTAATTGTTTTCCATTACGTTCAATAATTTTTGTTAATGTTGCATCAAAAATTGATCCATGTGTTTCACCAATAATATCTGACGAAACGATTGGTTGCGTATTATAACCAAAAGTTTCTGATTCTGCTGCTTTCATTGCATTATTAATTTCTTCAACTGTTGCTGTTTTTTTCAATTCAACTGCTAAGTCAACAATTGAACCAGTAATAATTGGCACACGTAATGCCATTCCATCAAATCTA from Spiroplasma endosymbiont of Polydrusus cervinus harbors:
- a CDS encoding DDE-type integrase/transposase/recombinase — translated: MKENNIQAEYVKRMRRKILIKQNRNKNIIKYPDLVNRNFNDIKERFSILFTDVTYLIWNGKKHYQSTILDGYTKEIIDVKWSKFNNNKLVIDNLNDAINKIKKIKKDLNKTIIHSDHGYQYTSKDYNSKCLDNKIIISMGKNYHCADNIIIESFHSLLKKGTIHNKNYKSHNEYINDVKKWNKWYSNQKEKYIINESL
- a CDS encoding DDE-type integrase/transposase/recombinase, which gives rise to MKENNIQAEYVKRMRRKILIKQNRNKNIIKYPDLVNRNFNDIKERFSILFTDVTYLIWNGKKHYQSTILDGYTKEIIDVKWSKFNNNKLVIDNLNDAINKIKKIKKDLNKIIIHSDHGYQYTSKDYNSKCLDNKIIISMGKNYHCADNIIIESFHSLLKKGTIHNKNYKSHNEYINDVKKWNKWYSNQKEKYIINESL
- a CDS encoding transposase family protein, translating into MARKGQKFNKYTAYFRKMIVQEVKNNSISFIAKKYQINKKTVASWYENFKKGILNTNKGPKESFEKRDLNYYKVRYELLKKLHDFYN